Proteins co-encoded in one Octopus bimaculoides isolate UCB-OBI-ISO-001 chromosome 7, ASM119413v2, whole genome shotgun sequence genomic window:
- the LOC106873179 gene encoding CD151 antigen — MSLKTINIVKLVFFILNTLFLVLGVVILALGIYLQISEAAVYMAVLPEVKFTIIVSLLVAAGIITIIVCILGFCAAFLESHCLLILYILCVSTIFCIEIAAGVIGLVRKNELETNLINKLVDNMKTSAKSWDIIQETYLHGKQFFDTLHSIRSLLCTSTNATPHEHLFNYQRCLATGTSMPSWLLNSGPALVQRNNRTSKYDPTVDRID; from the exons GTACTGGGAGTGGTGATACTTGCTTTAGGAATCTACCTTCAGATATCTGAGGCAGCCGTCTATATGGCAGTTCTACCAGAAGTCAAGTTTAccattattgtttctttattggtTGCTGCtggtattattaccattattgtttgTATCCTTGGTTTCTGTGCAGCCTTCCTGGAGAGTCATTGCTTGTTAATTTTG tatatactgtgtgtgtccACTATATTCTGCATTGAGATTGCAGCAGGAGTGATTGGTTTAGTTCGTAAGAATGAG tTGGAGACTAACTTAATCAACAAACTGGTTGATAATATGAAAACAAGTGCTAAAAGCTGGGACATCATCCAGGAAACG TATCTTCATGGGAAACAGTTCTTTGACACACTGCATTCAATCAGATCTCTACTTTGTACATCCACCAACGCTACTCCTCATGAGCATCTCTTTAACTATCAAAGATGTTTGGCTACAGGAACATCTATGCCATCATGGCTTCTCAACTCAGGACCTGCGCTTGTGCAAAGGAACAATCGCACCAGCAAGTATGACCCTACCGTTGACCGAATTGATTGA